In Brachypodium distachyon strain Bd21 chromosome 2, Brachypodium_distachyon_v3.0, whole genome shotgun sequence, one genomic interval encodes:
- the LOC100840902 gene encoding SUN domain-containing protein 4, translating to MQKSRRDLMKRRAAAAAQEQSVGAAAGRKRRLYGFSASLVVASWVALLLLNTLIGHGDGQHDGGGPAVALPVAGSTVNASSVSPDVVHRGDEDNLAVSDDTCVKIDENVTISAETRLQEDEQCSTDDVPSEDMEALSKDDQIELSEDQGDSPFLTNVDSGAPPAEKGNGEDVPKSARLSRVVPPGLDEFKTRAIAERGKDDSSQTGHVIHRREPSGKLYNYASAAKGAKVLDFNKEAKGAANILDKDKDKYLRNPCSAEGKFVIIELSEETLVDTIAIANFEHYSSNLKEFEMLSSLVYPTENWETLGRFTVANAKHAQNFTFPEPKWARYLKFNLLNHYGSASYCTLSMFEVYGMDAVEKMLENLIPVENKNVESDDKLKEPIDQTPWKEPNGGKESSEEPLDEDEFELEDDKTNGDSPRNGANDQIVETRTLQAGRIPGDTVLKVLMQKVQSLDVSFSVLERYLEELNSRYGQIFKDFDSEIDSKDALLEKIKLELKQLQISKDDFAKEIEGIISWKLVASSQLNQLLLDNAILRSEFERFREKQVDLENRSFAVIFLSFVFGCLAIGKLSIGMIFNIGRLYDLEKFDRVKSGWLVLLFSSCIIASILVIQ from the exons ATGCAGAAATCGCGGAGAGACCTTATGAAGAggagggctgcggcggcggcgcaggagcaGAGCGTCGGTGCGGCCGCCGGGAGGAAGAGGCGGCTGTACGGCTTCTCCGCCTCGCTGGTCGTCGCGTCGTGGGtcgcccttctcctcctcaaCACGCTCATCGGCCACGGCGACGGTCAACACG ATGGAGGAGGCCCTGCTGTTGCCCTCCCTGTTGCCGGGTCTACCGTGAACGCCAGTTCTGTCAGTCCTGATGTTGTACACCGTGGAGATGAGGATAATTTGGCAGTCTCTGATGACACATGTGTTAAAATTGATGAAAATGTCACGATTTCGGCAGAAACAAGGCTGCAGGAAGATGAACAGTGTTCCACGGATGATGTACCAAGTGAGGACATGGAAGCTCTCTCCAAGGATGATCAAATTGAGCTGTCAGAAGATCAGGGTGACAGTCCTTTTCTAACAAATGTTGATTCTGGAGCTCCTCCAGCGGAGAAGGGGAATGGTGAAGATGTtccaaaatcagcaagatTGTCAAGGGTTGTTCCTCCCGGTCTTGATGAGTTCAAGACGAGAGCAATCGCTGAAAGGGGGAAGGATGACTCTAGTCAGACTGGTCATGTGATCCACCGAAGGGAACCTAGTGGGAAGTTGTATAATTACGCTTCAGCTGCTAAAGGGGCTAAGGTTCTGGATTTTAACAAGGAGGCCAAAGGTGCTGCCAACATCCTAGACAAAGACAAGGACAAGTATCTCCGTAATCCTTGCTCTGCAGAGGGGAAATTTGTCATCATAGAGCTTTCTGAAGAAACCTTAGTAGATACCATTGCAATTGCAAATTTTGAGCACTACTCTTCTAATTTAAAAGAATTTGAAATGCTGAGCAGTCTGGTTTATCCCACAGAAAACTGGGAAACGCTTGGGAGATTCACTGTCGCAAATGCAAAGCATGCTCAGAATTTCACTTTTCCAGAGCCGAAGTGGGCTAGATATTTGAAGTTCAACCTGCTAAACCATTATGGTTCTGCTAGCTACTGTACATTGAGTATGTTTGAGGTGTATGGAATGGATGCTGTGGAAAAGATGCTCGAGAATTTGATTCCGGTTGAGAATAAAAATGTGGAATCTGATGACAAATTGAAGGAGCCCATTGATCAAACACCTTGGAAGGAGCCTAATGGTGGAAAAGAGTCTTCAGAGGAACCCCTTGATGAAGATGAATTTGAACTAGAAGATGACAAAACAAATGGCGACTCACCAAGGAATGGTGCTAACGATCAGATAGTAGAAACAAGGACACTCCAGGCTGGCAGGATTCCTGGAGATACAGTTCTTAAGGTGCTAATGCAGAAAGTTCAGTCTCTTGATGTGAGCTTTTCTGTCTTGGAGCGGTATCTTGAGGAACTCAACAGTAGATACGGACAGATATTTAAGGATTTTGATTCTGAGATTGATAGCAAAGATGCACTACTGGAGAAGATAAAATTAGAGTTGAAGCAGCTTCAGATCAGCAAAGACGACTTT GCTAAAGAAATTGAAGGCATCATCTCATGGAAGTTGGTTGCTTCCTCACAGTTAAACCAGCTTCTCCTAGATAATGCCATACTCAG ATCAGAGTTTGAGCGATTTCGGGAAAAGCAGGTTGACCTGGAGAATAGGAGCTTTGCTGTTATATTTCTGAGTTTTGTTTTTGGATGCTTAGCCATTGGTAAACTGTCTATAGGTATGATATTCAATATTGGTAGATTATATGATCTTGAAAAGTTCGATAGGGTAAAATCCGGATGGCTTGTGTTGCTGTTTAGCAGTTGCATCATAGCCTCCATTTTGGTAATACAATGA
- the LOC100841208 gene encoding spliceosome-associated protein 49, with the protein MARNPNRAVYVGNLDEKVSERVLYEILIQAGHVVDLHVPHDKETGRPKGFAFVEYETEEIAHYAVDLFSGLVRLNGKTLKFAMSGQDKPSSNGTNPVMPKLIPIALPKQPQFVHCSDMPVLHKPAYPVVNGRIPDYGFSHNYYPYDAYPQALPARPVHDHRQLTHGMYDYSRSVFGSVLNASYGGYVQNAVGHGAMWQPILYPSY; encoded by the exons ATGGCGAGGAACCCGAACCGCGCCGTCTACGTAG GCAACTTGGATGAGAAGGTATCTGAAAGGGTCCTGTATGAGATTCTTATTCAGGCAGGTCATGTAGTCGACTTACACGTACCCCATGACAAGGAAACTGGCCGTCCAAAAGGTTTTGCTTTTGTTGAGTACGAGACAGAGGAAATCGCCCATTATGCTGTTGATCTTTTTTCAGGACTTGTTCGGCTTAATGGTAAAACACTTAAATTTGCG ATGTCTGGACAAGACAAACCCTCATCAAATGGCACTAACCCAGTAATGCCTAAACTCATTCCTATAGCATTACCAAAACAGCCTCAATTTGTGCATTGTAGTGATATGCCTGTGTTGCATAAACCAGCATATCCGGTGGTAAATGGCAGGATTCCAGATTATGGATTTTCTCACAATTACTATCCTTATGATGCTTACCCTCAAG CATTGCCAGCTAGACCGGTGCATGACCACAGACAGTTGACCCACGGTATGTATGATTACAGTAGGAGCGTATTTGGTTCTGTTCTGAATGCTAGCTATGGAGGTTATGTTCAGAATGCTGTTGGCCATGGTGCTATGTGGCAACCAATCTTGTATCCGTCCTACTAG
- the LOC104583355 gene encoding phytolongin Phyl1.1 produces MTSRRSTPRNLSYGLEQTKMESQVTQEPAAPGVDGEDVFFCVAATSRGKKSKLSYFRSNAVGEEAEAAARALAELCLGHAPEHHWWHHHTVDGRRTFAFLTGAADDGRTYLAVADPTPGSAEVVRFLERVRDACNAAPRRRRRDEAVSRVVRQFLQTLQQAGPSSNAVLPDGSLDEEPAYADDDKDDEEEAQPEEAVQRRRAPRRRSWRRTWWQRHAMAVIGVDLVLCLVLFAVWMAVCHGFSCVQR; encoded by the coding sequence ATGACCTCGCGTCGATCAACGCCAAGAAATCTCTCCTACGGCCTGGAGCAGACGAAGATGGAGAGCCAAGTAACGCAGGAGCCCGCTGCCCCTGgtgtcgacggcgaggacgtATTCTTCTGTGTGGCCGCAACGTCCAGGGGCAAGAAGAGCAAGCTTTCCTACTTCCGCTCAAACGccgtcggcgaggaggcggaggcagccgcCCGCGCGCTGGCCGAGCTCTGCCTCGGCCACGCGCCGGAGCACCATTGGTGGCACCACCACACCGTCGACGGGAGGCGCACGTTCGCGTTCCTCACTGGTGCGGCCGACGATGGCCGCACGTACCTCGCCGTGGCCGACCCGACGCCGGGCAGCGCCGAGGTCGTCCGGTTCCTGGAGCGCGTCCGGGACGCGTGCAATGCCGCGCCccggaggcgccgccgcgacgAGGCCGTGTCCCGCGTCGTGCGGCAGTTCCTGCAGACGCTGCAGCAGGCAGGGCCGAGCTCGAACGCGGTGCTCCCCGACGGTTCGCTTGATGAGGAGCCGGCGTACGCCGACGACGAcaaggacgacgaggaggaggcgcaaCCGGAGGAAGCCGtgcaacggcggcgggcgccgaggCGGCGATCCTGGAGGCGCACGTGGTGGCAGCGGCACGCCATGGCCGTGATCGGCGTGGACCTGGTGCTCTGCCTGGTCCTGTTCGCCGTGTGGATGGCGGTGTGCCATGGCTTTAGTTGTGTTCAGCGATGA
- the LOC100841513 gene encoding RNA-binding protein 24-B isoform X1, with the protein MSPPSVMGQFGDTTYTKVFVGGLAWETQKETMRKYFEQFGEILEAVVITDKNTGRSKGYGFVTFRDPDAAMRSCVDPAPVIDGRRANCNLASLGVQRSRPPTPQHGGARSFRVKSFSQQAGIQGGLGAAFPSQATFPHYAIPQGLPYHVYGYSPYSPDYGYPTNYYNIYGGTQYPFYGGAGAGMVTGTSPFYPYFQFGQSGSTTTNYGNGQGYNMQYPQMFQFSTVASTPAAVTGFAPQYGGPLSLAASPQAQAGMTMALTAPTLPSPTPAAHPYRLITSHFAVSAAPEQSLA; encoded by the exons ATGAGTCCACCGAGTGTGATGGGGCAGTTTGGAGACACAACCTACACCAAGGTGTTCGTAGGCGGGCTGGCGTGGGAGACCCAGAAGGAGACCATGAGGAAGTATTTCGAGCAGTTCGGGGAGATCCTGGAAGCCGTCGTCATCACTGACAAGAACACCGGGAGATCCAAGGGCTACGGATTT GTTACCTTCCGGGACCCGGATGCGGCGATGAGGTCTTGCGTTGATCCCGCGCCGGTGATCGACGGGAGGAGGGCTAACTGTAACCTGGCTTCCCTTGGTGTTCAGAGATCTAGGCCTCCAACCCCACAGCACG GAGGCGCAAGGAGCTTTAGGGTGAAGTCTTTTAGCCAGCAGGCAGGGATCCAAGGTGGGCTGGGTGCAGCTTTTCCTTCTCAGGCCACCTTCCCTCATTATGCCATCCCACAGGGCCTCCCTTACCATGTCTATGG GTACTCTCCATATTCTCCAGACTACGGTTATCCCACA AACTACTATAACATCTATGGAGGAACCCAGTACCCATTTTATGGAGGAGCGGGAGCTGGCATGGTGACTGGAACCAGTCCCTTTTATCCATATTTCCAGTTTGGGCAGTCAGGAAGCACTACGACCAACTATGGAAATGGACAGGGCTACAACATGCAATACCCACAGATGTTCCAATTCTCCACTGTAGCTTCTACACCTGCTGCTGTAACAGGCTTTGCACCGCAATATGGAGGACCATTGTCACTTGCAGCGAGTCCTCAAGCCCAAGCAG GCATGACTATGGCTCTCACGGCTCCAACCTTACCAAGTCCAACTCCGGCTGCTCATCCTTACCGGCTCATCACCTCGCACTTTGCTGTGTCTGCTGCTCCAGAGCAATCCTTGGCCTAA
- the LOC100841513 gene encoding RNA-binding protein 24-B isoform X2, protein MSPPSVMGQFGDTTYTKVFVGGLAWETQKETMRKYFEQFGEILEAVVITDKNTGRSKGYGFVTFRDPDAAMRSCVDPAPVIDGRRANCNLASLGVQRSRPPTPQHGGARSFRVKSFSQQAGIQGGLGAAFPSQATFPHYAIPQGLPYHVYGYSPYSPDYGYPTNYYNIYGGTQYPFYGGAGAGMVTGTSPFYPYFQFGQSGSTTTNYGNGQGYNMQYPQMFQFSTVASTPAAVTGFAPQYGGPLSLAASPQAQAVCIPIKQA, encoded by the exons ATGAGTCCACCGAGTGTGATGGGGCAGTTTGGAGACACAACCTACACCAAGGTGTTCGTAGGCGGGCTGGCGTGGGAGACCCAGAAGGAGACCATGAGGAAGTATTTCGAGCAGTTCGGGGAGATCCTGGAAGCCGTCGTCATCACTGACAAGAACACCGGGAGATCCAAGGGCTACGGATTT GTTACCTTCCGGGACCCGGATGCGGCGATGAGGTCTTGCGTTGATCCCGCGCCGGTGATCGACGGGAGGAGGGCTAACTGTAACCTGGCTTCCCTTGGTGTTCAGAGATCTAGGCCTCCAACCCCACAGCACG GAGGCGCAAGGAGCTTTAGGGTGAAGTCTTTTAGCCAGCAGGCAGGGATCCAAGGTGGGCTGGGTGCAGCTTTTCCTTCTCAGGCCACCTTCCCTCATTATGCCATCCCACAGGGCCTCCCTTACCATGTCTATGG GTACTCTCCATATTCTCCAGACTACGGTTATCCCACA AACTACTATAACATCTATGGAGGAACCCAGTACCCATTTTATGGAGGAGCGGGAGCTGGCATGGTGACTGGAACCAGTCCCTTTTATCCATATTTCCAGTTTGGGCAGTCAGGAAGCACTACGACCAACTATGGAAATGGACAGGGCTACAACATGCAATACCCACAGATGTTCCAATTCTCCACTGTAGCTTCTACACCTGCTGCTGTAACAGGCTTTGCACCGCAATATGGAGGACCATTGTCACTTGCAGCGAGTCCTCAAGCCCAAGCAG TGTGTATTCCCATTAAACAGGCATGA
- the LOC100842020 gene encoding DNA repair RAD52-like protein 1, mitochondrial encodes MAPGALARLIIGRRATGPLLARPFAAKARASRQAPEPEPLSEEEEDDFSGGVEAAPTEGISKPLADVLRELGKRVPDSLVKTRLEDNGFALKYIPWHIVNKILNVHAPEWSGEVRNIIYSSDGKSVSVVYRVTLHGTDAEIYREATGTASVQDTGFGDPVQKAEGMAFRRACARLGLGLHLYHEDMS; translated from the exons ATGGCGCCCGGTGCCCTAGCCCGCCTCATCATCGGCCGCCGCGCAACAGGCCCACTCCTAGCTCGTCCCTTCGCCGCCAAGGCCCGAGCGTCGCGGCAGGCGCCGGAGCCAGAGCCCctgtcggaggaggaggaggacgacttCTCTGGCGGCGTGGAGGCCGCCCCAACCGAGGGCATCAGTAAGCCGCTCGCCGATGTCCTCAGGGAGCTCGGGAAGAGGGTTCCCGACTCCCTCGTGAAGACCCGCCTCGAGGACAATGGCTTCGCTCTCAAATACATCCCATG GCACATTGTTAACAAAATTCTTAATGTGCATGCTCCAG AATGGTCCGGGGAGGTTCGCAACATTATCTACTCATCTGATGGGAAATCTGTATCTGTTGTGTATCGTGTAACTCTCCATGGAACCGATGCAGAG ATCTACAGAGAGGCTACTGGAACTGCTTCTGTTCAAGATACAGGCTTTGGAGATCCTGTTCAGAAGGCTGAAGGAATGGCTTTTCGTCGAGCTTGTGCCCGTCTTGGTCTTGGACTTCACCTCTATCACGAAGATATGTCATAG
- the LOC100846600 gene encoding pentatricopeptide repeat-containing protein At5g61370, mitochondrial isoform X3, which yields MATVLRRPVTALSQSGLALSSRPGGRQIRRALCSGARQDGESETALLDVVCFGAGSLDEVGSRLDRLKLAVSPALIRRVVDSCSESSDSGRRLLRFLAWCRSKDLQGLGDEEHDRAIAVLARTGDLTAMRIAVGDSEKDGRRMAPETFTAVVEALVKAGKEDEAVRLFRGLERQKLLPQQGVGAGGEGIWLSSLAMVQALCMKGYAREAQGVVWHHKSELSAEPMVSIVQRTLLHGWCVHGNAKEARRVLDDIKSSGCPVGLPSFNDFLNCVCHRNLKFNASALVPEAMDILTEMRSYGVTPAASSFNILLSCLGRARRVKEAYRILYLMKEGKEKCSPDWVSYYLVVKVLYLTGRIVRGKRLVYGMLESGVIPTVKFFHGLIGILCGTEEVDHAIDMFKIMKSCELVDTRTYDLLIEKLCRNGRFKLGKELWDDATMSGLLLGCSEDLLDPSKTEVFKPVCPAQRRTSQNYNSCSLLMSKFSIMKHDVMIIFCFNCTLNFMESSQEQQDFGVLLKQGAEGRVFVSTFVGRKCVTKERFSKKYRHPLLDSKLTLKRLNAEARCMTKARRLGVPTPVLYAVDPLLHTLTFEYVDGLCVKDVLLGFGSNGINEERLNDIATQIGNAIGKLHDGGLVHGDLTTSNMMIKNGTNQLVLIDFGLSFTSTIPEDKAVDLYVLERALISMHSSCGDVMEKILSAYRKASKQWCSTTNKLAQVRQRGRKRAMIG from the exons ATGGCGACGGTGCTGAGGAGACCAGTAACGGCGCTGAGTCAGAGCGGCCTCGCGCTAAGCTCGAGGCCGGGCGGCCGTCAAATTCGTCGCGCCCTGTGCTCCGGCGCACGGCAGGACGGGGAGTCCGAGACGGCGCTGCTCGACGTGGTGTGCTTCGGCGCGGGGAGCCTGGATGAGGTGGGAAGCAGGCTGGACCGCCTTAAGTTAGCAGTCTCGCCGGCCCTGATCAGGCGGGTAGTCGACTCCTGTAGCGAGAGTAGTGATTCGGGCAGGAGGCTGCTGCGGTTCTTAGCGTGGTGCCGGTCGAAGGACCTTCAGGGATTGGGGGATGAGGAGCATGACAGGGCGATTGCGGTGCTTGCCCGGACGGGCGACCTCACCGCGATGAGAATCGCTGTTGGAGACAGCGAGAAGGATGGACGGAGGATGGCACCGGAGACGTTCACTGCTGTGGTCGAGGCTCTTGTCAAGGCAGGGAAGGAGGACGAGGCTGTTCGGCTGTTTAGAGGATTGGAGAGGCAGAAATTGCTGCCTCAGCAAGGTGTTGGTGCTGGAGGGGAAGGCATATGGTTGAGCAGCCTTGCCATGGTCCAGGCATTATGCATGAAGGGCTATGCTCGTGAGGCGCAGGGTGTTGTGTGGCACCACAAGAGCGAGCTCTCAGCTGAGCCCATGGTTAGCATTGTTCAGCGTACCCTTCTTCACGGGTGGTGCGTCCATGGAAATGCTAAGGAAGCTCGGAGAGTCCTTGATGACATCAAGTCCTCAGGCTGCCCAGTGGGGTTGCCGTCGTTCAACGATTTTCTAAACTGTGTCTGTCATAGAAACCTCAAGTTTAATGCTTCTGCACTTGTTCCTGAAGCTATGGATATCTTAACAGAGATGAGGTCCTATGGTGTCACCCCTGCTGCATCCAGCTTCAACATCTTACTTTCCTGTTTGGGACGAGCAAGAAGAGTGAAAGAAGCATACAGAATCCTCTATTTGATGaaggaaggaaaagaaaaatgctcaCCCGACTGGGttagctactatcttgtggtTAAGGTCCTCTATTTAACAGGGAGAATTGTTAGAGGGAAAAGGCTTGTATATGGTATGCTTGAAAGCGGGGTTATTCCAACGGTAAAGTTTTTCCATGGTCTCATAGGCATCCTTTGTGGAACTGAGGAAGTTGATCATGCTATTGACATGTTCAAAATTATGAAGAGCTGTGAGTTAGTGGACACTCGTACCTATGATCTGCTTATAGAAAAGCTTTGTAGGAACGGTAGATTCAAGCTTGGAAAGGAGTTATGGGATGATGCTACTATGAGTGGCCTTCTGTTAGGATGTTCAGAGGATCTGTTAGATCCCTCGAAGACGGAGGTATTCAAACCCGTTTGTCCTGCACAGAGGCGGACTTCTCAGAACTATAA CAGCTGTTCTCTCCTTATGTCAAAATTCTCTATTATGAAGCATGATGTTATGATTATT TTCTGTTTTAATTGCACATTGAACTTTATGGAATCATCTCAGGAGCAACAAGATTTTGGTGTGCTACTGAAGCAGGGAGCTGAAGGA AGGGTATTTGTTTCAACATTTGTGGGACGAAAATGTGTAACCAAAGAACGCTTTTCAAAGAAGTACCGGCACCCATTGTTGGACTCAAAATTGACTCTTAAGCGCTTAAATGCT GAAGCTCGATGCATGACAAAAGCAAGACGGCTAGGTGTTCCTACACCAGTTCTGTATGCTGTGGATCCTCTTCTACATACATTAACCTTTGAGTATGTGGATGGTTTGTGCGTGAAAGATGTACTTCTTGGATTTGGGTCGAATGGGATTAATGAGGAGCGCCTCAATGATATTGCCACACAGATAGGGAATGCAATTGGCAAACTGCATGATGGTGGTCTTGTTCATGGCGATTTGACGACTTCAAATATGATGATCAAGAATGGCACCAATCAACTG GTTCTGATTGATTTTGGTCTGAGCTTTACATCAACTATTCCCGAGGACAAAGCAGTGGACCTATATGTTCTTGAGAGAGCTTTGATTTCCATGCATTCTTCATGTGGTGACGTG ATGGAGAAGATTCTCTCAGCTTACCGAAAGGCTTCAAAGCAATGGTGCTCCACTACGAACAAGCTAGCTCAAG TTCGGCAGCGGGGCAGAAAACGAGCAATGATTGGATAA
- the LOC100846600 gene encoding EKC/KEOPS complex subunit bud32 isoform X2, with the protein MESSQEQQDFGVLLKQGAEGRVFVSTFVGRKCVTKERFSKKYRHPLLDSKLTLKRLNAEARCMTKARRLGVPTPVLYAVDPLLHTLTFEYVDGLCVKDVLLGFGSNGINEERLNDIATQIGNAIGKLHDGGLVHGDLTTSNMMIKNGTNQLVLIDFGLSFTSTIPEDKAVDLYVLERALISMHSSCGDVMEKILSAYRKASKQWCSTTNKLAQVRQRGRKRAMIG; encoded by the exons ATGGAATCATCTCAGGAGCAACAAGATTTTGGTGTGCTACTGAAGCAGGGAGCTGAAGGA AGGGTATTTGTTTCAACATTTGTGGGACGAAAATGTGTAACCAAAGAACGCTTTTCAAAGAAGTACCGGCACCCATTGTTGGACTCAAAATTGACTCTTAAGCGCTTAAATGCT GAAGCTCGATGCATGACAAAAGCAAGACGGCTAGGTGTTCCTACACCAGTTCTGTATGCTGTGGATCCTCTTCTACATACATTAACCTTTGAGTATGTGGATGGTTTGTGCGTGAAAGATGTACTTCTTGGATTTGGGTCGAATGGGATTAATGAGGAGCGCCTCAATGATATTGCCACACAGATAGGGAATGCAATTGGCAAACTGCATGATGGTGGTCTTGTTCATGGCGATTTGACGACTTCAAATATGATGATCAAGAATGGCACCAATCAACTG GTTCTGATTGATTTTGGTCTGAGCTTTACATCAACTATTCCCGAGGACAAAGCAGTGGACCTATATGTTCTTGAGAGAGCTTTGATTTCCATGCATTCTTCATGTGGTGACGTG ATGGAGAAGATTCTCTCAGCTTACCGAAAGGCTTCAAAGCAATGGTGCTCCACTACGAACAAGCTAGCTCAAG TTCGGCAGCGGGGCAGAAAACGAGCAATGATTGGATAA
- the LOC100846600 gene encoding EKC/KEOPS complex subunit bud32 isoform X1: MRISLLLSQDKVGSLALQFCFNCTLNFMESSQEQQDFGVLLKQGAEGRVFVSTFVGRKCVTKERFSKKYRHPLLDSKLTLKRLNAEARCMTKARRLGVPTPVLYAVDPLLHTLTFEYVDGLCVKDVLLGFGSNGINEERLNDIATQIGNAIGKLHDGGLVHGDLTTSNMMIKNGTNQLVLIDFGLSFTSTIPEDKAVDLYVLERALISMHSSCGDVMEKILSAYRKASKQWCSTTNKLAQVRQRGRKRAMIG; the protein is encoded by the exons ATGAGGATATCGCTATTGCTGTCTCAGGACAAAGTAGGGAGTCTAG CGTTACAGTTCTGTTTTAATTGCACATTGAACTTTATGGAATCATCTCAGGAGCAACAAGATTTTGGTGTGCTACTGAAGCAGGGAGCTGAAGGA AGGGTATTTGTTTCAACATTTGTGGGACGAAAATGTGTAACCAAAGAACGCTTTTCAAAGAAGTACCGGCACCCATTGTTGGACTCAAAATTGACTCTTAAGCGCTTAAATGCT GAAGCTCGATGCATGACAAAAGCAAGACGGCTAGGTGTTCCTACACCAGTTCTGTATGCTGTGGATCCTCTTCTACATACATTAACCTTTGAGTATGTGGATGGTTTGTGCGTGAAAGATGTACTTCTTGGATTTGGGTCGAATGGGATTAATGAGGAGCGCCTCAATGATATTGCCACACAGATAGGGAATGCAATTGGCAAACTGCATGATGGTGGTCTTGTTCATGGCGATTTGACGACTTCAAATATGATGATCAAGAATGGCACCAATCAACTG GTTCTGATTGATTTTGGTCTGAGCTTTACATCAACTATTCCCGAGGACAAAGCAGTGGACCTATATGTTCTTGAGAGAGCTTTGATTTCCATGCATTCTTCATGTGGTGACGTG ATGGAGAAGATTCTCTCAGCTTACCGAAAGGCTTCAAAGCAATGGTGCTCCACTACGAACAAGCTAGCTCAAG TTCGGCAGCGGGGCAGAAAACGAGCAATGATTGGATAA
- the LOC100842322 gene encoding probable beta-1,3-galactosyltransferase 8: MMVLTDRQPQLEKKPARARAPPLNGKAVAVLCFASFAVGLLLSRARPVPFLSVSAPLQTKSTSAPGCDDNRKLAGESHPKDIMNEVSRTHHAIQSLDKAVSSMEMELAVERARSGAGAAASSIIIKGPQKAFVVVGINTAFSSKKRRDSLRATWVPKGEKLRRLEKEKGIVIRFVIGRSGAAQLDRAVDAEEAEHKDFLRLDHVEGYHELSSKTRVYFATAVATWDADFYVKVDDDVHVNLGMLTTRLAKYRARPRVYVGCMKSGPVLSQKGVRYHEPEYWKFGDVGNKYFRHATGQIYAVSKDLAAYISVNQRILHRFANEDVSLGAWLIGLEVEHVDDRSMCCATPPDCEWKKRAGNVCVASFDWSCSGVCRSVERMKHIHEACGEGQTAVWSVAT; this comes from the exons ATGATG GTGCTGACGGACAGGCAGCCGCAGCTGGAGAAGAagccggcgcgggcgagggcgccgccgctgaaCGGGAAGGCCGTGGCCGTGCTGTGCTTTGCGAGCTTCGCCGTGGGCTTGCTGCTCAGCAGGGCCCGGCCGGTGCCGTTCCTGTCGGTCTCGGCGCCGCTGCAGACGAAGAGCACCTCTGCTCCTGGCTGCGACGACAACCGC AAGCTAGCTGGGGAGAGCCATCCCAAGGACATCATGAACGAGGTGTCCAGGACGCACCACGCGATTCA GTCCCTAGACAAGGCGGTGTCTTCTATGGAGATGGAGCTGGCCGTGGAGCGCGCGAGGAGCGGCGCCGGAGCGGCCGCCTCGTCTATCATCATCAAGGGTCCGCAGAAGGCCTTCGTCGTGGTTGGCATCAACACGGCCTTCAGCAGCAAGAAGCGCCGCGACTCCCTCCGCGCGACATGGGTCCCCAAAG GGGAGAAGCTCCGGAGgctggagaaggagaaagGGATCGTGATCCGGTTCGTGATCGGGCGCAGCGGGGCGGCGCAGCTGGACCGGGCCGTGgacgcggaggaggcggagcacaAGGACTTCCTGCGGCTGGACCACGTGGAAGGGTACCACGAGCTGTCCTCCAAGACCAGGGTCTActtcgccaccgccgtcgccacctgggACGCCGACTTCTACGTCAaggtcgacgacgacgtccACGTCAACCTCG GAATGCTGACCACCAGGCTGGCCAAGTACAGGGCACGGCCCAGGGTCTACGTCGGCTGCATGAAGTCCGGACCTGTTCTGTCACAAAA AGGAGTGAGGTACCATGAGCCGGAGTACTGGAAGTTCGGGGACGTGGGGAACAAGTACTTCCGCCACGCCACGGGCCAGATCTACGCCGTTTCCAAGGACCTCGCCGCCTACATCTCCGTCAACCA GCGAATCCTGCACAGGTTTGCGAACGAGGACGTGTCTCTGGGCGCCTGGCTCATCGGGCTGGAGGTCGAGCACGTCGACGACCGGAGCatgtgctgcgcgacgcctcCAG ATTGCGAGTGGAAGAAGCGGGCGGGGAACGTGTGCGTGGCGTCCTTCGACTGGTCGTGCAGCGGGGTCTGCAGGTCAGTGGAAAGGATGAAGCACATCCATGAGGCTTGCGGCGAGGGCCAAACGGCGGTCTGGAGCGTCGCGACGTGA